CGGCGGGGGTGTGCTGGTCGCCATCGCAGGAGCGGCCCGCATTATCCAGCTGCGGCTCGCAACCCATCGCCAACGCGTCCGGCTGGCCGGCCAAGGCACACGGACCCCCTGATAGCCGGGGTCCCGGCGCTGCTCACCGGGCCTAGGGCAGCGTCAGGATCACCGGGCCATCTGCGGTGATCGCGACGGTGTGCTCACTGTGCGCTGCCCGGCGTCCGTTGGCCGAGCGGAGGGTCCACTCGTCCTCGTCGTGGTAATAGTCGTCCTTCCCGCCGAGGATCAGCATGGGTTCGATCGCGATGACGAGCCCTTCGGTCAGTTTGATGCCCCTCCCGGGCCGGCCGTCATTGGGAACCGGCGGCTCCGCGTGCATGGTCCGGCCGATGCCGTGGCCGCCGTGGTCGGCCAGCAACCCGTAACCGGCCCGGCGCGCCGCCCCGCCGATCGCGTACGCCAGATCGCCCATCTTGTTCCCGATCCGTGCCGCCTCGATGCCGCGGGCCAGCGCCTCGTCGGTGGCCGCGATCAGCGCCTGGTCCACCGGGTCCGGCGTACCCACGATAAAGCTGATGGCCGCGTCGCCGCACCAGCCGTCGAGGAAGGCGCCGCAGTCGACACTGAGCAGGTCGCCGTCGGCCAGCCGGTAGCCGTTGGGGATGCCGTGCACCACGGCGTCGTTGACGGACGTGCAGATCACCCCGGGGAAGGGCACCGCGGCCCAGCGGGGGCGGTAGTTCAGGAACGCGGGGGTGGCCCCGGCCCCGGCGATCGTCGCCGCAGCCAGTTCGTCCAGCTCCTTGAGGGACACGCCGACGTCGGCCGCGGCCCGGACGCGTTCCAGCGTGGTGGCCACCACCCGGCCTGCTTCGCGCATCAGGGCAATCTCGGCTGGGCTCTTGATCATCGACATGCCCCTAACTCTAGGGCCGGCGTGGGGCGTGGCTAAAGTGGCCTCATGGGCCACGCTGAATTGATCTCTGCCATCCGGTCCAGGCTCCAGGCGGCGGCGGATCCTGTCCGGGCTGCAGGGGCCCAGGCCTACATGAAGTCCGAGATGCCGTCGCTGGGGGTCCGTGTGCCGGAGGTGCGGCGGATCGTCAAAGCCGCCGCCAAGGAACTGCCTCCTGGTTCCCTCGCGGAGTTGCAGTCGGCGGTTCTGGAGCTGTGGCGGGGCGCGCAGTGGCGCGAGGAGCGCTATGCGGCCATCGATTTGACGGGGCTGCGGCTGGCGGCCGGCGAGCTGGACATGCTGCCGCTGTACGAGGAAATCATCCGCGGCGGCGCCTGGTGGGATCTGGTCGACGGGCTCTCGCGCCGCCTGGGTGAGCTGCTCCGGACCCACCGGGAGGACATGTCCCCCGTGTTGCTGCGCTGGAGCACGGATCCGGATTTCTGGATCCGGCGGGCCTCCATCACCGCCCAGCTCGGGGCCGGGTCCGCCACGGACCGGGCGCTGCTGGCCGGGGTCATCGAGGCCAACCTGGCCGATTCCGAGTTCTTTATCCGGAAGGCAATCGGCTGGGCGCTGCGCGATTTTTCCGCCACTGATCCGGAGTGGGTGCGCGCCTTCGTGCGGCAGCACTGGAAACAGCTCAGCCCGTTGTCGCGCCGGGAAGCGTTGCGGAAGCTTGCTGCGGACGCTTAGATGACCGGTCGGGTGGTGACCGGCTCGGCCGGTTTGCTGAACAGTTGCTTGGTCTTCGGGTCGAGGAAGATCAGGTAGAGCGCAAAGAGCAGGGCGATGATGGCGGCCGCGTTGCGGGCCAGCGCGAGCGCGAGGCCCAGGTCCTCGGTCTGCAGGTAGGGGAAGACTTCAAGCTGGTCCGAGATGGCGTAGACCATAAAGAAGGACACAATGAAGTACACGGCCTTGACCTGCCAGTCATCCCGGATGCCGGTGACCGCAAACAGCGGGATGAGCCAGACGACGTACCAGGACTGGATCATCGGCGCCAGGACAACGACGGCGGCGAAGGCCAGGGTCAGGCGGCGCATCAGGCGGTCGAAGTCGCCGCGGAAGATCTGCCACGCGACGATGCCCAGCGCAAGCAGCTTGCCGGCGTCGTACACCCACTTGGCCATCCCCCAGCCGTCCAGGCTGAAGGCGTTGAAGATCGAGGCGACAATAAGGCCGAGCAGGCCGACCGGCGCGTACCAGATCCAGATACTGCCCGGGGCGGACAGGCCGTTGATCCAGCCGAACCCGAACCCGTTGACCAGGCTCATCCCGTACAGCAGGGCCAGGCTGATCCCGGCGGTGAGCGCCCAGAAGACGAACTTACGCGGCCAGCCGGCGTTCTTGCCCGCCCACAACAGGCCGATGAAGGGCAGGAACACGATGGTGATGGGCTTGACCGAGATGGACAGCGTGACCAGCACCAGGCCAAGGGGCACCCGTTTGGTGGCGCAGTAGTACAGGCCGGCGAGGGCCAGGCCGATCATCAGGGCATCGTTGTGCACACTGGCGATGAAGTTGGTCAGGAACAGCGGGTTCGCGGCGGTGAGCCAGAGGGCGCGGTGCGGGTTGACGCCGTGGAGCTCGGCGAGTTTCGGCACGTAGATCACGCAGAGCACAATGCCGAGGAGGGCCGCGAGCCGGAACAGCATGATGCTGGCCTCGGGATGGACGTTTGTGGACCAGACTACAAACTGCTCGATCCAGAGGAAGAGCTGCCCGTAGGGCACCGGCGCCTCGGTCCACATCTTGTCCGCGCCCAGCTGGAAATAGTTGGACAGCGCCGAGATGCCGTTCTCGTAGGGGTTGAAGCCCTCCACCATCAGGCGGCCCTGGCCGATGTAGGCGTAGACGTCGCGGCTGAAGAGCGGGACGGAGAACATCATCGGCAGCCCCCAGGCCGCCACCGCCAGCAGCGTCGCCTTGCGGGCGCCGGCGCCCCAGTGCCGCACGCGCTGGCCCAGCCGGAGCCAGGCGCGGACCAGCAGCATTCCGCCGACGGCCAGCAGCACAATGCTCAGTCCGACGCCCACGGCTTCGGTCCGCATCCAGATGAACAGGGGCAGGCGGCGCAGTTCGGAGACGGGGGCGAGCCAGCCGACGCCGAGCGAACCGACGGCCATGAACACGGAGCCTAGGAATCCGGAGAGGATCGGCGACCGGGCGTTGTCCACATCCCCAACCTCTGCCTTCGGGGAGGTGCGGGACGTACCGGCAGCCGTTTCCCCCGCCGCAGGTACAGGCGCCGTCATCTCAGGATCGTCCAATCTGTTGTGGGGCTGGCTGTTGTGGGGCTGGTTTGGCCCGCATCCGGCCCGAAAGAAAGTCAGGGGGCGTGCCGCGATGACGAAAATCTTCGAAGGCCGCGTTCCCAAAATCCTAGCACCGGACGGCTCAGGGGCGCCGGAACGGTAGGCTGGGCGGGTGCCTATATCTAATGAACGCATCGTGTGGATCGACTGCGAAATGACCGGCCTGGACACCAAGAACGACGCCCTCATCGAAGTGGCTGCGCTGGTGACGGACTCGGAGCTCAACATCCTTGGTGACGGCGTGGACGTCGTGATCAAACCCGACGACGCCGCACTGGCCCAAATGAACGACTTCGTGCGCGACATGCACACCCGCTCCGGGCTGCTGGCCGAACTCCCCCACGGCAAGACCATGGCCGAAGCACAGGCCCTTGTCCTGGAGTACATCAAGAAGTGGGTGCCGGACCCGAAGAAGGCCCCGCTGGGCGGCAACTCGGTGGGCACCGACCGTGTGTTCCTGGTCCGCGACATGCCGGAGCTCGTGGAGCACCTGCACTACCGAGTGATCGACGTCAGCACCATCAAGGAACTCTCACGGCGCTGGTATGCCCGGGCGTACTTCCAGTCCCCCGCCAAGCTCGGCGGCCACCGCGCCCTGGGCGACATCAAGGATTCCATCGACGAGCTGCGCTACTACCGGGAGGCCGTCTTTGTGCCCGCCCCGGGTCCCGACAGCGCCACGGCGCAGCGGATAGCGAAATCCGTCATGGCGCCCACAGACGCGCCCGCAGAAGCACAGGCGGCAGAAGCACAGGCGGCAGCCCCGGCGGAGTAATCTCCACCACGTTTGGGGAAAATTTCGGCGAATTCGACAAAAGTGGCAAAACCACCCCCGAAGAGCAGGTAAGCTATTTGTCGTTGCCTTTTCAGCCAGCCGGTTCGCCGGAGGGCATGGCGGGGCACATGGTGGGCGTAGCTCAGTTGGCAGAGCGCCTGGTTGTGGTCCAGGAGGTCGCGGGTTCAACCCCCGTCGCTCACCCTCACCAAGGACGGCAGAATTGTCCGACCTTGCCAAAGGCCGCACCGGTTATCCGGTGCGGCCTTTGTTGTCTGTCTGGATAGTGCTGTCTGGATACTGTCTGTCCAGATATTCTCGGTCCAGTGTTGTCCGTCCACGGAAGGAACCTCATGAAGCGCCAGCTCTTTGAAGAAGACCACGAGATGTTCCGTGAGATGGCCGCGGAGTTCAACACCCGAGCGGTCGCCCCGCACTACGCCCAGTGGGACCAGGACCACATGATGCCCCGCACACTGTGGTCGGCGGCCGGCGAACAGGGCCTGCTGGGCCTCGCCGTCCCCGAGGAGTTCGGCGGCCTGGGCATGGCCGACTACCGCTTCCGTGCCGTGCTGGATGAGGAATTCGCCAAAAGCGACCACCTCGCCGTCGGCCTCGCCTTCCACCTGCACGATGACATGGTCCTCCCCCACCTGCTGGCCTACGGCTCCGAAGACCTCAAGAGCCGCTGGCTCCCCGGGATGGTCTCCGGTGAAACGGTCACCTCGGTGGCCTGGACCGAGCCCGGCGCGGGCTCGGACCTGCGTGGCATCCGCACCAAGGCGGTGCGCGACGGCGACGACTGGCTGATCACCGGCCAGAAGACGTTCATCGGCAACGGCATTTCCGGCGACGCCTCCCTGGTCCTTGCCCGTACCGACGGCGGCACCGGGCGCGGCGGCCGCGACTCCTTCTCACTGTTCATGGTCCGCAAGGGCGAGGGCTACAACACCGGCAACCAGCTGGACAAGATGGGCCTCAAGGCCTCGGATACCGCGGAACTGTTCTTTGACAACGTCCGCGTCCCGCACGCGGACCTCGTCGGGGAGGAGGGCAAGGGCCTGCAGTACGCCGCCGAGCAGCTCCCCCAGGGCCGGCTCGCGATCGCCGTGGCGAGCTCCGCCGTCGTCCGGGCCGTCTACGAAGCGACGGTCAAGTACACGAAGGACCGCAACGCGTTCGGCGAGCGGATCATCGACTTCCAGAACACCCGCTTTGAGCTGGCCGACATCCTCACCGAGGTTGAGGTCACCGAGTCCTACGTTGACCGGGCCATTCAGGCCTTCAACGCCGGCGAGCTCGACGCCGCCTCCGCAGCCCGGGCAAAGCTGTGGGCCTCCGAGCGTGCCAAGTCCGTCACTGACCGGTGCCTTCAGTTGCACGGCGGTTACGGCTACATCCTGGAGTACCCGGTGGCGCAGGCCTTCCTGGCTGCCCGGCTGCTGACCATCTTCGGCGGCACCAACGAAATCATGCGCGACGTCGTCGGCCGCACCATCGCCGACTGACTTCCCGCCGCCAGCAGCCCACAGCACCAAAGGAACTCTTTCGACATGACAGTCCTACCCATCACGATCTGGGGCGAACCCGTCCTGCACCGCCGGGCTGCCGAGGTTGACGTCTTCGACGACGCACTCCGCACGCTGATCGCGGACATGTTCGAGACCAACGACGCCGCCAACGGCGTCGGCCTCGCCGCGCCCCAGGTCGGCGTGGGCAAACGGCTGTTCGTGTACAAGTACGAAAACGATGACGGCGCGCCGCCGTCCGGCGTCGTCGTCAACCCCGTGCTGACCCTCTCCAAGGTCTCCGGCGCGCTGCCGGACCCGGATGAGGAAGAAGAGGGCTGCCTGTCCTTCCCGGGCGGGCAGTACCCGCTCAAACGGGCCGAATGGGCCCGGGTGCAGGGCTTCGACGGCGACGGCAACCCGGTCGAGTTTGAGGCGACCGGGTGGTTCGCGCGGGTGATCCAGCACGAATACGACCACCTCGACGGCAAGCTGTACGTCAACCGGCTGATCGACCGGTACTCCCGCAAGGCGATGAAGCAGGCCAAGAAGAACGGCTGGGGCGTTCCCGGGCTGACGTGGATGCCGGGCGTGGACCCGGATCCGTTCGGCCACTAAACCCGCCGGCGGGACGGGCCTCCGGACTATTCCTCGCCGTGTTTCAGCAGCAGGGCGGCGTGGTCCGGCACGTAGCGGTACAGCTCCCGCGGCGGGCGGGTGTAGTTGACGGCGCGCGGCCGTTCCGGCAAGGTCACCGGCTCGGTCCGGACCTCGGTGTAGTCGATGCCGGAAAGCAGGTGCGCGATCATATTGATCCTGGCCCGGCGTTTATCCTCGGCCTCGACCACAAACCACGGCGATTCTGCGGTGTCCGTCTGCATGAACATGTCGTCCTTGGCCCGGGAGTAGTCCTCCCATCGCATGATCGCCTCCCGGTCCATGAGCGAAAGCTTCCATTGCCGCAGCCGATCCTCGAGCCTGGACCGGAACCGCCGTTCCTGCTCCGCGTGGCTGATCGAGAACCAGTATTTGAACATGAGGATGCCGTCCTGGATCAGGAGGCGCTCAAACACTGGACACTGGGCCATAAAGCGCTTGTGTTCCGCGGGCGTGCAGAACCCCATCACGCGTTCGACGCCGGCGCGGTTGTACCAGGAGCGGTCCATCAGCACGATTTCCCCCGCTGCGGGCAGATGCTCCACGTAGCGCTGGAAGTACCATTCGCCGCGCTGCCGGTCGGTGGGGGCCGGCAGCGCCACAATCCGGGCAACGCGCGGATTCAGGTATTCCGTGACCCGCTTGATGGCACTTCCCTTGCCTGCGGCGTCGCGGCCCTCGAAAAGCACAAGCACGCGTGCCCCCGTGCTGCGGACCCATTCCTGCAGCGCAACCAGCTCTGCCTGGAGCCGGGCAAGTTCGGCCTCATACACCCCGAGGGGCAGTCGTCCGGTTGCCTCCGGAGAGTCCTCGGCCCCGGACCGGCGCGCCAACGCCCTCCCTGTGCTGCCCTTGCCGGGGCTTCCCTTGCGATGTGCCATATTCCCGCTCCAGTCGTGCCGCGGGCATCGGGCCGCGCGTCCTGCCGCGCCCATTCTCGCGGAACCCCTTTCTTCCGGCTAGGGCCATCGGCCCGGGATCAGGCCGCGTCTCCTATGCTGGGGCTCATGGATGCATCCCCGTCGGCGCAGGTGCTGCCCATCCTCACGGTCACCGTGAACCCTGCCCTGGATATCAGTACCACCACCGAGCTAGTGAAGAGCGGCCATAAACTCCGCTGCGGCCCCAGCAGGCTGGATCCGGGCGGCGGTGGCATCAACGTGGCGCGCGTCGTGCAGCGGCTCGGCGGACGCCCCCTGGCCGTCTACACCGCCGGCGGCCCCACCGGCGAGGCGTACCGGCGGCTGATCGAGGCCGAGCGCCTACCCACCCTCGTGGTGCCGATCCAGGGCAGCACCCGGCAGGATTTCACGGTCGATGAGGCGTCCACCGGCAAGCAGTTCCGCTTCGTCCTCCAGGGGCCGGAGTTGAGTGAGTCCGAATGGCGCCTCTGCCTGACGCTCGTGGCGGATTCCATCCAGCCGGGCGGCTACGTGGTGGCCAGCGGAAGCCTTCCGCCCGGGGTACCGGATGACTTCTATGCCGAGGTGGCCCGGCTGGCCCGGGAACAAAATGCACGATGCGTCGTGGACGCCTCCGGGCCGGCGCTGGCCGCCGCACTGGCCGAAGGTGTCTTCCTGATCAAACCCAGCCGCCGGGAACTCGGACTGCATTTCGGCACCACGCTGGACAGCGAGCAAAGCGAACTCGATGCCGCGATGGCGCTGGTGGCCGACGGATCCGCCGAGCATGTCGCCCTGACCCTCGGCGGCCGGGGCGCCGTTCTCGCGTCCCGGGAGGGCACCCTCCGGCTGGCCGTACCGCAGGTCGAGGTACGGAGCACGGTCGGCGCGGGCGACAGCTTCCTGGCGGCCTTTGTGCTGCGCCTGGCTCAGGGCCGCAGCCTGGCTGAAGCGTTCCGCTCGGCCGTCGCCGCCGGCAGCGCGACCGTCACGACGCAGGCCACCGAGCTGTGCCATCGGGACGACGTCGAACGGCTGGAAGCTGAACTCGCCGCGCAGGAATTCGGCGTCTAAGCGGGAATGCGGGAGCCGCGCCAACGCGCAGCTTCAAGGAACCGTTAAGCCGGGTGGGCTGGTGCCTGGCCAAAGTGCTCATCTGACGGGCCCCTCTGACTGGCCGCGCGCCTCAGCGCGGCAGCACCGTCTGCTGCCCCGGGCAGGCATCAAGAATCCGCTTCATCGCGTCCTTTTCGGCCGGGGTCACCCACAGCCCGTAAGCGGCCTTGACCGAGATCTGCCGGGCGACATAGTGGCAGCGGAAGGCCTTGTTCGGCGGCAGCCAGCTGGCGGCGTCGGACGCGCCCTTGTCCTGGTTGGCTTGGCCGTCCGCGGCGACCAGGTTCAGCGGATCATTCGCCAGGTGCTGGCGCTGCTCGGCCGTCAGTTGCTGGGCCCCCTTCTGCCAAGCGTCCCCCAGAGCCACGACGTGGTCGATCTGCACCGCCTTGCTGGACTCCGCACCCCGCCGAAACTCGATGGTCCGGCCGGTATAGGGCTCCTGGAAGGACCCGGCGCCGATCCGGCAGCGGGAGCCTTCGGTGAAACTGGCACCGGCCAGGTCGCGGCGGAGGATGTCGTTGCGGGTGTCGCAGCCGTTGCGGTCGACGTCGAACCAGGCCTGGCCGAAGGCACTGCGCTCGTAGTTGTTCCCAGCGGCCCGGCCCTTGACCGGCAGCGTCTCCAGCAGCTCGGCGGCGCTTCCGCCCGGCACGGGCCGCACCGGGGCAACAGCCTTCATCCAACCCGGCGCGAGGACGGGAGCCTCGCTGGGGCCGGCGGCCTGCGGCTCTCCCAGCGCAAACTGGCCCGAGGTGAAGAACCAGCCGACGGCGGCGAGCAGCACCACCAGCCCGGCGGCCAGGACGGCCCAGGCCTGGCGGGCT
The nucleotide sequence above comes from Arthrobacter sp. KBS0702. Encoded proteins:
- a CDS encoding 1-phosphofructokinase family hexose kinase; this translates as MDASPSAQVLPILTVTVNPALDISTTTELVKSGHKLRCGPSRLDPGGGGINVARVVQRLGGRPLAVYTAGGPTGEAYRRLIEAERLPTLVVPIQGSTRQDFTVDEASTGKQFRFVLQGPELSESEWRLCLTLVADSIQPGGYVVASGSLPPGVPDDFYAEVARLAREQNARCVVDASGPALAAALAEGVFLIKPSRRELGLHFGTTLDSEQSELDAAMALVADGSAEHVALTLGGRGAVLASREGTLRLAVPQVEVRSTVGAGDSFLAAFVLRLAQGRSLAEAFRSAVAAGSATVTTQATELCHRDDVERLEAELAAQEFGV
- the mptB gene encoding polyprenol phosphomannose-dependent alpha 1,6 mannosyltransferase MptB, coding for MTAPVPAAGETAAGTSRTSPKAEVGDVDNARSPILSGFLGSVFMAVGSLGVGWLAPVSELRRLPLFIWMRTEAVGVGLSIVLLAVGGMLLVRAWLRLGQRVRHWGAGARKATLLAVAAWGLPMMFSVPLFSRDVYAYIGQGRLMVEGFNPYENGISALSNYFQLGADKMWTEAPVPYGQLFLWIEQFVVWSTNVHPEASIMLFRLAALLGIVLCVIYVPKLAELHGVNPHRALWLTAANPLFLTNFIASVHNDALMIGLALAGLYYCATKRVPLGLVLVTLSISVKPITIVFLPFIGLLWAGKNAGWPRKFVFWALTAGISLALLYGMSLVNGFGFGWINGLSAPGSIWIWYAPVGLLGLIVASIFNAFSLDGWGMAKWVYDAGKLLALGIVAWQIFRGDFDRLMRRLTLAFAAVVVLAPMIQSWYVVWLIPLFAVTGIRDDWQVKAVYFIVSFFMVYAISDQLEVFPYLQTEDLGLALALARNAAAIIALLFALYLIFLDPKTKQLFSKPAEPVTTRPVI
- a CDS encoding DNA alkylation repair protein produces the protein MGHAELISAIRSRLQAAADPVRAAGAQAYMKSEMPSLGVRVPEVRRIVKAAAKELPPGSLAELQSAVLELWRGAQWREERYAAIDLTGLRLAAGELDMLPLYEEIIRGGAWWDLVDGLSRRLGELLRTHREDMSPVLLRWSTDPDFWIRRASITAQLGAGSATDRALLAGVIEANLADSEFFIRKAIGWALRDFSATDPEWVRAFVRQHWKQLSPLSRREALRKLAADA
- the def gene encoding peptide deformylase, with the translated sequence MTVLPITIWGEPVLHRRAAEVDVFDDALRTLIADMFETNDAANGVGLAAPQVGVGKRLFVYKYENDDGAPPSGVVVNPVLTLSKVSGALPDPDEEEEGCLSFPGGQYPLKRAEWARVQGFDGDGNPVEFEATGWFARVIQHEYDHLDGKLYVNRLIDRYSRKAMKQAKKNGWGVPGLTWMPGVDPDPFGH
- the ppk2 gene encoding polyphosphate kinase 2 → MAHRKGSPGKGSTGRALARRSGAEDSPEATGRLPLGVYEAELARLQAELVALQEWVRSTGARVLVLFEGRDAAGKGSAIKRVTEYLNPRVARIVALPAPTDRQRGEWYFQRYVEHLPAAGEIVLMDRSWYNRAGVERVMGFCTPAEHKRFMAQCPVFERLLIQDGILMFKYWFSISHAEQERRFRSRLEDRLRQWKLSLMDREAIMRWEDYSRAKDDMFMQTDTAESPWFVVEAEDKRRARINMIAHLLSGIDYTEVRTEPVTLPERPRAVNYTRPPRELYRYVPDHAALLLKHGEE
- the map gene encoding type I methionyl aminopeptidase; this translates as MSMIKSPAEIALMREAGRVVATTLERVRAAADVGVSLKELDELAAATIAGAGATPAFLNYRPRWAAVPFPGVICTSVNDAVVHGIPNGYRLADGDLLSVDCGAFLDGWCGDAAISFIVGTPDPVDQALIAATDEALARGIEAARIGNKMGDLAYAIGGAARRAGYGLLADHGGHGIGRTMHAEPPVPNDGRPGRGIKLTEGLVIAIEPMLILGGKDDYYHDEDEWTLRSANGRRAAHSEHTVAITADGPVILTLP
- a CDS encoding HNH endonuclease family protein yields the protein MTATWNDFRRARRRARQAWAVLAAGLVVLLAAVGWFFTSGQFALGEPQAAGPSEAPVLAPGWMKAVAPVRPVPGGSAAELLETLPVKGRAAGNNYERSAFGQAWFDVDRNGCDTRNDILRRDLAGASFTEGSRCRIGAGSFQEPYTGRTIEFRRGAESSKAVQIDHVVALGDAWQKGAQQLTAEQRQHLANDPLNLVAADGQANQDKGASDAASWLPPNKAFRCHYVARQISVKAAYGLWVTPAEKDAMKRILDACPGQQTVLPR
- a CDS encoding acyl-CoA dehydrogenase family protein; protein product: MKRQLFEEDHEMFREMAAEFNTRAVAPHYAQWDQDHMMPRTLWSAAGEQGLLGLAVPEEFGGLGMADYRFRAVLDEEFAKSDHLAVGLAFHLHDDMVLPHLLAYGSEDLKSRWLPGMVSGETVTSVAWTEPGAGSDLRGIRTKAVRDGDDWLITGQKTFIGNGISGDASLVLARTDGGTGRGGRDSFSLFMVRKGEGYNTGNQLDKMGLKASDTAELFFDNVRVPHADLVGEEGKGLQYAAEQLPQGRLAIAVASSAVVRAVYEATVKYTKDRNAFGERIIDFQNTRFELADILTEVEVTESYVDRAIQAFNAGELDAASAARAKLWASERAKSVTDRCLQLHGGYGYILEYPVAQAFLAARLLTIFGGTNEIMRDVVGRTIAD
- the orn gene encoding oligoribonuclease; protein product: MTGLDTKNDALIEVAALVTDSELNILGDGVDVVIKPDDAALAQMNDFVRDMHTRSGLLAELPHGKTMAEAQALVLEYIKKWVPDPKKAPLGGNSVGTDRVFLVRDMPELVEHLHYRVIDVSTIKELSRRWYARAYFQSPAKLGGHRALGDIKDSIDELRYYREAVFVPAPGPDSATAQRIAKSVMAPTDAPAEAQAAEAQAAAPAE